A window of Anomalospiza imberbis isolate Cuckoo-Finch-1a 21T00152 chromosome 4, ASM3175350v1, whole genome shotgun sequence contains these coding sequences:
- the PCM1 gene encoding pericentriolar material 1 protein isoform X10 translates to MATGGGPFEEGMNDQDLPSWSNESLDDRLNNTDWGGQQKKANRSSEKNKKKLSGEGETRLTNDISPESSPGMERRKTRTSHSFPHARYMTQMSVPEQAELERLKQRINFSDLDQRSIGSDSQGRATAANNKRQLNENKKPFNFLSLQINTNKSKDPASGSQKKEGGVSAQCKELFGAALSKDFLQNCQVSAQEDGRGEQAMDSSQIVSRLVQIRDYIAKASSMRDDLVEKNERSANVERLSHLIDDLKEQEKSYLKFLQKMLARENEEDDVRTIDSAVGSGSVGESTSLNIDVQSEASDTTEVSFSLSCRPRIEDKLGNSASHEQVTDIDVTPSPKGKSERAALNYREIWPFGINSQDHGLLSKARDPQQEAKEELENLKKQHDLLKRMLQQQEELKALQGRQAALLALQHKAEQAIAVLDDSVVTETTGSVSGVSLTSELNEELNDLIQRFHNQLHDSQTQSVPDNRRQAESLSLTREISQSRNSSMLEHQSDEKAQLFNKMRMLQGKKQKMDKLLGELHTLRDQHLNNSSFFPASGSPQRSVDQRSTTSAASGPVGIVTVVNGETNSLASAPYPPDSLVSQNESEEDENLNPTEKLQKLNEVRKRLNELRELVHYYEQTSDMMTDAVNENIKEEEETEESESDSEHEDPQPVTNIRNPQGISTWSEINSNSNVQCGTNNRDGRHLNTDCEINNRSAANIRTLKMSSALDCHNRENDKHRDLPQGEDDEVEEDRVSEDSMSSHRSSLGDVAGDAEFEQKINRLMAAKQKLRQLQNLAAMVQDDDPEPQGAIANASNIGDLLGEVEETKQQPNNVRASSNKLKKDVRLNEKAREKFYEAKLQQQQQELKQLQEERRKLFEIQEKIQVLQKACPDLELSAGLGNCPANRQTTQATSTPAMNECNTAGKPLFECDESVPIGNELWSEMRRHEILREELRQRRKQLEALMAEDQRRRELAETISTVAASLKSEGSEAQCTPQQSRTEKTMATWGGSTQCALEEENGDEDGYLSDGVGQAEEEEEDASSLNDSFSVYPNNNIPENVYFVKGNKDRWKNCRPLSADGNYRPVSKARQQQNISMRRQENFRWMSELSYVEEKEQWQEQINQLKKQHEFSVSICQTLMQDQQTLSCLLQTLLTSPYSMMPNNVASSQINLIMHQLNQCYTQLNWQQNNVQRLKQMLSDLMQQQEQQCQQKPSRKERGNSAPPPPSPVFCPFNYPPQPVNLFSVPGFTNFSSFAPGINCNPVFPCGFGDFAHTVSPRSSEQQEQQHPLDPNTSGKTEYMAFPKPFESSSSNGGEKQRNHRQPEEEMEKRSTWIDDSQETKKDDQSQLTAGFAVSVQNIASSHKNQCDMNRRREFDEESLESFSSMPDPIDPTTVTKTFRARKASAQASLASKDKTPKSKNKRKSSSQLKGRIKNTGYESASASSVCEPCKNNKSRHSDVVHAKVFSKRNQEQLEKIIKYSRSTEMSSETGSDLSMFEALRDTIYSEVATLISQNESRPHFLIELFHELQLLNTDYLRQRALYALQDIVTRHLCEKNEKGKCAKSLNSATWVASNSELTPSESLASTDDETFGKNFSTEACQDCQQPDADNGSIMSTSSNFEPFATDDLGNTVIHLDKALSWMREYERMKVEAESTLDSEGCSSNFQGASTAKLEGPGAGECQSGPQSGDVSSVPCPRIDTQQLDRQIKAIMKEVIPFLKEHMDEVCSSQLLTSVRRMVLTLTQQNDESKEFVKFFHKQLGSILQDSLAKFAGRKLKDCGEDLLVEISEVLFNELAFFKLMQDLDNNSISVKQRCKRKVETTEVMQSYAKEAKKGLQVDVRSSVEDVDEDKDKDETETTKQVLDSEVCAGNRVPESVRSDASDQEEDEESESGPVAISLSKAETQALTNYGSGEDENEDEEIEFEEGPVDVQTSLQASSETTENEQTSNQELSKAKSSEILSSEQEPVTVKGKPCMW, encoded by the exons ATGGCAACAGGAGGTGGTCCCTTTGAAGAAGGCATGAATGATCAGGACTTGCCCAGCTGGAGCAATGAGAGCCTTGACGACCGGCTGAACAACACA GACTGGGGAGGTCAACAGAAGAAAGCAAACAGATCttcagagaaaaacaagaaaaagcttAGTGGGGAAGGTGAAACAAGACTTACTAATGACATATCTCCAGAATCTTCACCTGGAATGGAACGACGCAAGACCAGAACTTCTCATAGCTTTCCTCATGCTCGATACATGACTCAGATGTCTGTTCCAGAGCAGGCTGAACTAGAAAGGCTTAAACAAAGAATAAACTTCAGTGATCTGGATCAG AGAAGCATTGGAAGTGATTCTCAAGGCAGGGCAACGGCTGCTAATAACAAACGTCAacttaatgaaaacaaaaaaccattCAACTTCCTGTCACTGCAGATTAACACTAACAAAAGCAAAGATCCTGCCTCAGGTTCCCAAAAAAAGGAAGGTGGGGTATCAGCGCAATGTAAAGAGTTGTTTGGAGCTGCTCTAAGCAAGGATTTCTTGCAAAATTGTCAAGTGTCTGCTCAAGAAGATGGAAGGGGAGAGCAAGCGATGGATAGTAGCCAG ATTGTGAGCAGACTAGTTCAGATTCGCGACTATATTGCTAAGGCCAGCTCCATGCGGGATGATCTTgtagagaaaaatgaaagatcGGCCAATGTTGAGCGTTTATCACACCTTATAGATGACCTTAAAGAGCAGGAGAAATCCTATCTGAAATTTTTACAAAAGATGCTT GCTAGAGAAAATGAGGAGGATGATGTTCGGACTATAGATTCAGCTGTGGGATCTGGTTCTGTAGGTGAGAGCACATCGCTAAACATTGATGTGCAGTCTGAGGCTTCAGATACCACG GAGGTATCTTTTAGTTTGAGTTGTCGGCCCCGCATTGAGGACAAACTAGGGAATTCAGCTTCACACGAACAGGTTACAGACATTGATGTTACACCAAGCCCTAAAGGGAAAAGTGAGAGAGCTGCTCTGAATTACAGGGAAATCTGGCCTTTTGGGATTAATAGCCAGGATCATGGATTGCTTTCAAAG GCCAGAGATCCTCAACAGGAAGCTAAAGAGGAGTTGGAGAACTTGAAGAAACAGCACGATTTATTGAAAAGAATGCTACAACAGCAGGAGGAACTAAAGGCTCTTCAAGGAAGACAGGCAGCTCTTCTTGCTTTGCAGCATAAAGCAGAGCAAGCCATTGCTGTCCTGGATGATTCTG TTGTAACAGAAACTACAGGTAGTGTTTCAGGAGTGAGTCTTACATCAGAACTGAATGAAGAATTGAATGATTTAATTCAACGCTTTCACAACCAACTTCATGATTCACAG ACACAGTCTGTGCCTGACAATAGAAGGCAAGCAGAAAGCCTTTCACTTACCAGAGAGATTTCACAAAGCAGAAACTCTTCAATGCTTGAACACCAGTCAGATGAGAAGGCACAGCTTTTTAACAAGATGCGAATGTTGCAGGGTAAAAAGCAAAAGATGGACAAACTATTAGGAGAACTTCATACACTTCGTGACCAACATCTAAATAACTCTTCCT TTTTTCCTGCTTCAGGTTCTCCTCAAAGGAGTGTTGATCAAAGAAGTACAACTTCAGCTGCTTCTGGTCCTGTAGGCATAGTAACTGTTGTCAACGGTGAAACAAATAGTCTGGCATCTGCTCCCTATCCTCCCGATTCCCTGGTTTCTCAGAATGAGAGTGAAGAGGATGAAAATCTAAATCCAACAGAAAAGCTTCA gaAGCTAAATGAGGTTCGTAAGAGACTGAATGAGTTACGTGAGTTAGTTCACTACTATGAGCAGACATCTGATATGATGACAGATGCTGTGAATGAAAACAttaaggaggaggaagaaacagaagaatCAGAAAGTGATTCTGAACATGAGGATCCACAGCCTGTTACAAATATTAG AAACCCTCAAGGAATCAGTACTTGGAGTGAAATAAATAGCAACTCAAATGTACAGTGTGGAACTAATAACAGAGATGGAAGACATCTTAATACAGACTGTGAAATAAACAACCGATCTGCTGCTAATATAAGGACTCTAAAAATGTCATCTGCTTTAG ACTGTCATAACAGGGAGAATGACAAACACCGTGATCTACCCCAAGGTGAAGATGATGAAGTGGAAGAAGATCGAGTTAGTGAAGATTCCATGTCTAGTCACAGAAGCAGCCTGGGTGATGTAGCTGGAGATGCCGAGTTTGAGCAGAAGATCAATAGGCTTATGGCTGCAAAACAGAAGCTTAGACAGTTACAAAACCTTGCGGCTATGGTGCAG GATGATGATCCAGAACCTCAAGGGGCAATTGCAAATGCGTCTAATATTGGTGACTTGTTGGGTGAGGTGGAAGAGACAAAGCAACAACCAAACAATGTCCGAGCAAGTTCCAACAAGTTAAAAAAAGATGTGCGACTGAATGAAAAAGCAAG AGAGAAGTTCTATGAAGCTAaacttcagcagcagcaacaggagCTTAAGCAGTtacaagaagaaagaagaaaactgtttgaaatccaggaaaaaattCAAGTGTTACAGAAAGCTTGTCCTGACCTTGAA TTGTCAGCTGGCCTGGGTAACTGCCCAGCAAATAGACAGACTACACAAGCAACATCAACTCCAGCCATGAATGAGTGTAACACAGCTGGCAAGCCTTTATTTGAGTGTGATGAATCTGTACCAATAGGCAATGAG TTATGGTCTGAGATGAGAAGACATGAGATTTTAAGAGAAGAATTGCGACAGAGAAGAAAGCAACTTGAAGCTTTAATGGCTGAAGATCAGAGAAGGAGAGAGCTCGCAGAAACAATATCTACTGTTGCTGCATCTCTTAAAAGTGAAGGGTCAGAAGCTCAGTGTActccacagcagagcaggactgaAAA GACAATGGCTACCTGGGGGGGTTCTACCCAGTGTGCCctagaggaagaaaatggagaTGAAGACGGTTATCTCTCTGATGGAGTTGGTCAGgcagaagaagaggaagaagatgcATCAAGTTTGAATGACAGTTTCTCTGTTTATCCCAATAACAACATACCAGAAAATGTATATTTTGTTAAAGGAAACAAAGATAG GTGGAAAAACTGTCGTCCCCTTTCAGCAGATGGAAATTATCGTCCAGTGTCTAAGGCCAGGCAACAGCAAAACATAAGTATGCGGCGTCAGGAGAATTTTCGGTGGATGTCTGAGCTTTCCTATGTGGAAGAAAAGGAACAATGGCAAGAGCAGATCAATCAGTTGAAGAAACAGCATGAATTTAGTGTCAGCATTTGTCAAACTTTGATGCAGGATCAGCAG ACCCTCTCTTGCCTTCTACAGACCTTGCTCACAAGCCCCTACAGCATGATGCCCAATAATGTTGCATCTTCACAAATAAATCTTATTATGCATCAGTTAAACCAGTGTTACACTCAACTGAATTGGCAGCAGAATAATGTCCAAAG gtTGAAACAAATGTTAAGTGATCTTATGCAGCAGCAAGAACAACAGTGTCAACAGAAACCATCAAGAAAGGAGAGAGGCAATAGTGcacctccacctccatctcCTGTTTTCTGTCCATTCAACTACCCTCCACAACCTGTGAACCTCTTTAGCGTTCCAGGATTTactaatttttcttcctttgctccAG GTATTAACTGTAATCCAGTGTTCCCATGTGGTTTTGGAGATTTTGCACATACCGTTTCTCCACGCAgcagtgagcagcaggagcaacAACATCCTCTAGATCCTAATACTTCTGGGAAAACTGAGTATATGGCATTCCCCAAACCCTTTGAAAGCAGTTCCTCTAAcggaggagaaaaacaaag GAATCATAGACAGCCTGaagaggaaatggaaaagagatCAACTTGGATTGATGATAGCcaagaaacaaagaaagatgATCAGTCTCAGCTGACTGCAGGTTTTGCAGTTTCAGTACAAAACATTGCTTCTAGTCATAAAAATCAGTGTGATATGAACCGGAGAAGAGAGTTTGACGAAGAGTCTTTGGAGAGTTTCAGTAGCATGCCTGATCCAATAGACCCAACTACTGTGACAAAGACATTTAGAGCTAGAAAAGCATCAGCGCAAGCAAGCCTGGCATCAAAAGATAAAACGCCCAAATCCAAGAATAAGAGGAAGAGTTCTTCTCAGCTAAAAGGCAGAATTAAAAATACTG GTTATGAAAGTGCAAGTGCCTCTAGTGTGTGTGAACCCTGCAAGAACAATAAAAGCAGACACTCTGATGTGGTTCATGCAAAGGTGTTCAGCAAAAGGAATCAGgaacaactggaaaaaataattaaatacagTAGATCTACAGAAATGTCTTCAG AAACTGGTAGTGATCTTTCTATGTTTGAAGCTTTGCGAGACACAATTTATTCTGAAGTGGCAACTCTTATTTCTCAAAATGAGTCTCGTCCCCACTTTCTTATTGAACTTTTCCATGAGCTTCAGCTGCTAAATACAGATTATCTGAGGCAAAGGGCTCTATATGCTTTACAG GATATAGTGACCAGACATTTAtgtgagaaaaatgaaaaaggaaagtgTGCAAAATCACTGAATTCTGCAACATGGGTGGCATCAAATTCCGAACTCACTCCTAGTGAAAGCCTTGCCTCTACAGATGAT GAAACTTTTGGCAAGAACTTTTCTACAGAAGCATGTCAAGATTGTCAACAACCTGATGCAGACAATGGCAGTATTATGTCTACTTCTTCAAATTTTGAACCTTTTGCTACTGATGACCTTG GCAACACAGTGATTCACTTAGATAAAGCTTTGTCTTGGATGAGGGAATATGAGCGTATGAAAGTTGAAGCTGAAAGTACCCTTGACTCTGAGGGCTGCTCTAGTAATTTTCAGGGTGCTTCCACTGCTAAATTAGAAG GTCCAGGTGCTGGTGAGTGTCAGTCTGGGCCACAGTCAGGTGATGTTTCTTCAGTTCCATGTCCTCGTATAGATACTCAGCAGCTTGACCGGCAGATTAAAGCAATTATGAAAGAGGTCATTCCTTTTCTGAAG GAACACATGGATGAAGTTTGCTCTTCTCAATTACTGACATCAGTAAGACGTATGGTCTTGACTCTTACTCAACAAAATGATGAAAGTAAAGAATTTGTGAAGTTCTTTCATAAGCAGCTTGGCAGTATACTTCAG GATTCACTGGCGAAATTTGCTGGTAGAAAATTAAAAGATTGTGGGGAGGATCTTCTTGTGGAGATCTCTGAAGTGTTATTCAATGAATTAGCCTTTTTTAAACTCATGCAAGACTTGGACAACAACAGTATTTCTGTAAAGCAGAGATGTAAACGAAAAGTAGAAACCACGGAAGTAATGCAGTCTTATGCTAAAgag GCAAAAAAAGGTCTCCAGGTGGATGTTCGTTCTTCTGTTGAAGATGTCGATGAGGACAAA GACAAGGATGAGACTGAAACTACTAAACAAGTACTGGACTCAGAAGTGTGTGCTGGTAACAGAGTGCCTGAAAGTGTTAGATCTGATGCATCTGATcaagaggaggatgaggaaaGTGAAAGCGGTCCAGTGGCAATAA GTTTATCAAAAGCAGAAACTCAAGCTTTGACTAACTATGGCAGTGGAGAAGATGAGAATGAAGATGAAGAAATAGAATTTGAGGAAGGACCTGTTGATGTGCAAACATCACTACAAGCCAGCAGTGAAACAACTGAAAATGAACAG ACTTCAAACCAAGAATTGAGTAAGGCAAAAAGCAGTGAGATTTTGTCATCGGAACAAGAGCCTGTTACTGTTAAAGGTAAGCCCTGCATGTGGTAA